The Tursiops truncatus isolate mTurTru1 chromosome 11, mTurTru1.mat.Y, whole genome shotgun sequence genomic sequence GAGTTATCTtgaagacatttgaaaaaaatactacCATGTCACAAGGACCATGTCTGTCCATTCTCAACAGCCTTCAATTATAGTGGCCACATAAGTGACTGACTAAAATTTTTTGATTAATAATTTATCCAGACTCCAACTGTtatgttcactgctgcatcctcCTAATCATTcctaaaatttcaaaatcatagaaataatGTGTGGTCTTTTATTTGAAAGGGCTTGAAGAAGAGTAAATAGTTTAATATGACTGAAATATGGGGAATCTAGTGAAAATTAGCTTTACATGAAACTGTAAAAGAGATTACTGTCAAGTTTTAAGATCCTTAAATTATTGtgaagaatttgaattttaacaTGAAGGCAGTGAGAGTTtcaaatagagattttttttattattatcaagagaatgttttattattatcaagAGAATGCCACTATTGATGTATGCTGTAGAAAAGCAATTGTAAGCATAGTATAAAAAGTGGAATATAACTGGAACAGAGACTCTAGGTAGGAATTCAGGGTAAAGATAATTATCTACAGCTTGTGGTGCCAGTAACTGAGATTTATATAATACCCATATTATGTATCAGACCCATATATTTATTGTGTAAGGAGAAAGTTTATTTAATCCATGACcatctattatttatttgttttctctgccttcttcttGGCATTCAGGAAGGAGACAAACAACTTGTAAGGGAAACATCTACACATCAACTGAATCCAGAACGCTATGTGCATACTTTCAAAGATTTATCTAATTTTTCAGGAGCCATCAATGTCACCTATCGCTTCTTAGCTGTCATGCCTTTACAAAGAAAGCGTAAGTATCCTTAGActtttaaaatcaagaacaataaaatattttgttttaaaatgataactttcttcatttgtataacaataaaagtttatgggttttactaatataaaatattctttgggAAATAGTTCAGTGTTTCTTCACAAATTGCAATTATTCACTGATCCAAGTCcgttaataacaacaaaaaaattaaatgcctaaTTGTGACATGAACTTTTTAACAGTTTGCTATAGTACCATGTAGAGAGACTAGGAAAAATCAAttaacttaacatttttaaagttagcttttaaaaataattatgcctgggctaccctggtggcgcagtggttgagagtccgcctgacgatgcaggggacacgggttcgtgccccggtccaggaagatcccacatgccgcggagcggctaggcccgtgagccatggccgctgagcctgcacgtccggagcctgtgctctacaacgggagaggccacaacagtgagaggcccgcgtaccaccaaaaaaacccaaattattCCCATAGTAATACAGTTTCAAacattggtttgttttttattacatGCCACCGGCTTGAAGTAGTGAAAGTCATTATATTTGTTTCCTAAGATACCATAACAAATATCACAAactagtggtttaaaacaacagaaatttattctctcatgtttctggaagccagaagtctgaaaccaaggtgCTGGCAGCACCACATTCCGTGTAGGggggaatccttccttgcctctttcagttTCTGGTCGCTCTTGGCATTCCTTAGTTTGTGGCAACAAAACTGCAATCACTGCCActatcttcacatggccttcgtCCCTTTGTCTCTcttgtctctctgtgtcctctcctatttttataaggacactagtcattgaATTTAGGGCGTAATCTGAATCCGATACGATTTCATCTCGAGATCCTCaactaattacatcttcaaagactatttccaaatgaggtcacagtCTGAAGTTCCAAGTAGACATGAAATTTTGGAGGAAACTATTCAATCCACTATAGACACTTTGGATCCAAGAAGTAACATACTACATTTCATGGATTTCAAGACATTATAGATTACAGAAAGTGTCATGATCTAATTGATGTACCACTAAGAAAGTATAAGCATTATCAGTTTTAAGTTGTAAGATGCCATCAGTTGTGATatacaacctgattttaaaatatatctgtgtGAAAAATATGAGTTTTAGAATACGTGATACACCATGATATCATGAACTTCTTAGTAGATCGTGTGGAGACCACAAAAATTGAGTTCCCTGTTAAGAAGTGTTTATGCAAATGAGTTTGTGATCAGCAGGTTGAGGAAATTGTAACAATTCAGCTTTCTTtagatctttctttcttccatttcaaaTGTCTACTGCTCTCACACACTACTTACTAGGTATTACACCTTGCACGAGTTTCCTCATCTCACTGTgacttagtttccttatctataaaacaggaatGTTGATAAGTGCAAAGCTATCTCAAAAGACTGTTTTGAATATTCAAGATGCATATTACATGTAAAATACTCAGACTTCTGCCTTTTATGTAGAAAGTATTCTATAAGTATTGGCTGTTATTGAGTATTAATGAGGGCTGGTGTCTTGAGTTAAATTGTAACAGATAACATGTTAGCTTTTCAGTAGAAGACAGGATCGTAAGCCCAGGTATTTCAATGAAACATGTAAATTTCTACCTCTCTAATAGACTagtaaaaaagatttttcttggAAGGGGCTTTTTCAGTATCACGCAAATCAAATCATGTAGGTATCTGTCTTGAAACAGTGATCTTGGTGAATATAAACATTTCCCTATTTTCCAAATGGTGGCTCTGAAATTTTATTCAGTTCTGAGTCATGGTGAGAATGAGagctttaaaaagtgaaaacattttaattagaaGACATCTAACGCTTCTCAGAGGTGAACTGCCATTTCacagggttttattttattctctaaaaatatctaatttctaattttaggTTTCAAATATCTGAATAAAAATTTCACCAGACAAAATTACTACAAAATGTGTTTTACAATAAAGAAATCAGTTGAAatatctgttaaggtctttgttAAGGTCTTTGGTTCATTAACAGATATTTTATCAGAGAATATACACAGATGTCAGAAAAACATATTCAAAAATGTTCCACATCATGTATCATCAGGgaagtacaaattaaaacaatcagATAGCACTAAACACCTTTTAGAATGAACAAAGTGCAAAACattgataacaccaaatgctggcaaggatgtggagcaacatgAAATCTCCCctgttgttggtgggaatgcaaaatggtacagcccctttggaagagagtttggcagtttcttccAAAACTAGACATACCCTTATGCCATGATCTAGCAAGCACATCCCTtgttatttacccaaaggagttgaaaacttatgtcacacaaaaacctgcacatggatgtttatagcagttttattcacaattgtaaaaacttggaagcagccaagatgtccttcagtagataaatggataagaaagctgtggtacatccagacaatgtcTGGTAGGAGCACAACCACGCCTGATGGTTCAGTCTTATAGTTGATGACAAAACCCATTAAAACCGAGATGGAAAATCTAGACACCTATAGTTACAGGATGAGAGTGAACCTGGTGAGTTCTATAGTAAATTGGAGAAAACATGGCCTGTCTTGAGGATATAACTTTACCTGGCCCAAGATAAATGTTGCTTTCTATATTGAAGACACAGTGTTACcagatattttgaatttttagtaAAAGTTGGCCttaaggattattttttaaaatatcctaaagCTTTAAGTGTtggcagctaaaaaaaaaagaaatcagtaataTTTATGTCTTAGAACAATACATCATACGTTTAAGCAATAATGCAGGTTTTCAAAAATAGCTTATGATATTGTTTTCATTCTAATTAACATACtagataaatttcaaaataaaattgtgaaGCCCAGTTATGAATTATTCTGGTACAAGATAATCACAGTGATTAAAGAAAGATGCAAATATATGGCATGTTTTCTATGAAAAACTTAAAGGTGATTAAAAGAATGAGTGacccttaattttctttttcatcatttgAAACTAGTTTGTCATTCTTAACTGGATGAATTCCTATCTCattttgcaagttttttttttttgaaaaaaaacagtGTCAATGTTATTTAAATATCTATCTTCTCTAATGGGCATATATAAGAATATTAAGCTGCAGAACACTTTAAACCATATATCTTATTTCATAAACAAATGTTTAAGCAATAGAGCTCATACATCATTGTGCTTAAGGTGCAGTTTTTCCATGgaaaatatcaattatatataaAGTACTATAACCTTTATATATTTAGCATAAGTCTTTAATGacaaaatgttctatatataatCATTCACTTAGATTTACTTAATAGAGTAGCAGgcttaaagagaaaagaacttttatctttttttatgttaTTCAAAACctaatttcagggcttccctggtggcgcagtggttgagagtccgcctgctgatgcaggggacacgggttcgtgccccggtccgggaagatcccatgtgccgcggagcggctgggcccgtgagccatggccgctgggcctgcgcgtctggagcctgtgctccgcaacgggagagactaCAGCAGTGAAAGGcgcgcatatcgcaaaaaaaaaaaaaaaaaaaaaaaaaacctaatttcACATTTAATTTGTCTTCCTTCTGAATTCTTTTGTTCAGGGTTTCTTACAATTGGACTTTCATCAGTGAGacgaaaaaaaggaaattatttactTGAGACAATCAAGTCAATTTTTGAGCAATCCAGCTACGAAGAGTTGAAGGAAATTTCAGTGGTGGTTCATCTAGCTGACTTTAATTCATCCTGGCGTGAGGTCATGTTACAGGATATTACACAGAAATTTGCCCACCATATTATTGCAGGAAGATTAATGGTTATACATGCTCCAGAGGAATATTACCCAATCCTGAGTGGCCTTAAAAGAAATTACAATGATCCAGAAGACAGAGTGAGATTTCGTTCCAAGCAAAATGTAGATTATgcttttttgcttaatttttgtgCCAATATTTCAGACTATTATGTAATGCTTGAAGATGATGTTCGCTGTTCAAAAAATTTCTTTACTGCCATCAAGAAAGTCATTACATCCCTAGTAGGAACTTACTGGGTAACCCTTGAATTCTCTAAGCTTGGCTATATTGGAAAACTTTATCATTCTCATGATCTCCCACGTTTGGCGcactttttattaatgttttatcaaGAAATGCCTTGTGATTGGCTACTAACTCATTTCCGCGGTCTATTGGCTCAGAAAAATGTGATTCGTTTTAAACCATCTCTCTTTCAGCACATGGGTTATTACTCATCATATAAAGGAACCGAGAATAAGCTGAAGGATGATGATTTTGAAGAGGAGCCATTTGATATCCCAGATAACCCTCCTGCAAGTCTATATACCAACATGAgtgtttttgaaaattatgatGCAAGCAAGGCTTATAGTAGTGTTGATGAATACTTTTGGGGAAAATCACCGTCAACAGGAGATGTCTTtgtaattatatttgaaaatccaATTGTAATCAAAAGAATTAAAGTGAATACTGGAACAGAAGATCGACAAAATGACATTTTGCATCATGGAGCCCTAGATGTTGGGGGAGATAttagatattttaaacaaaatagacaatgTGTTACTTACATAAGACTAGGGGAATTCAAAAATGGAAACTTTGAAGTATCCGATGTAAATCAAAAAATTCCATTTGATATACATTGTATGAGGATATATGTTACCAAAACACAAAAGGAATGGCTGATTATTAGGAGTATTAGCATATGGACTTCTTAG encodes the following:
- the MGAT4C gene encoding alpha-1,3-mannosyl-glycoprotein 4-beta-N-acetylglucosaminyltransferase C codes for the protein MFKFHQVKHIFDTLDKMRCLRKRSTVSFLGVLVIFLLFMNLYIEDSYVMEGDKQLVRETSTHQLNPERYVHTFKDLSNFSGAINVTYRFLAVMPLQRKRFLTIGLSSVRRKKGNYLLETIKSIFEQSSYEELKEISVVVHLADFNSSWREVMLQDITQKFAHHIIAGRLMVIHAPEEYYPILSGLKRNYNDPEDRVRFRSKQNVDYAFLLNFCANISDYYVMLEDDVRCSKNFFTAIKKVITSLVGTYWVTLEFSKLGYIGKLYHSHDLPRLAHFLLMFYQEMPCDWLLTHFRGLLAQKNVIRFKPSLFQHMGYYSSYKGTENKLKDDDFEEEPFDIPDNPPASLYTNMSVFENYDASKAYSSVDEYFWGKSPSTGDVFVIIFENPIVIKRIKVNTGTEDRQNDILHHGALDVGGDIRYFKQNRQCVTYIRLGEFKNGNFEVSDVNQKIPFDIHCMRIYVTKTQKEWLIIRSISIWTS